One stretch of Myxocyprinus asiaticus isolate MX2 ecotype Aquarium Trade chromosome 23, UBuf_Myxa_2, whole genome shotgun sequence DNA includes these proteins:
- the LOC127413965 gene encoding protein odd-skipped-related 1-like yields the protein MGSKTLPAPVPLHPSLQLANYSFLQTSNGLHLPADHMPSIYSFSALHAVHLHQWTLGYPPFTLPRCTFSKLPGLVDARFPLPSIPLFPHLVQPGKQEYLGRRSEVSSKNKPRFDFANLAAAATQDDALKAEDLSTNGGHVRSPSLGCLLDVAKLSSPERKPSRGRLPSKTKKEFVCKFCGRHFTKSYNLLIHERTHTDERPYTCDICHKAFRRQDHLRDHRYIHSKEKPFKCQECGKGFCQSRTLAVHKTLHMQVKELKPAKIK from the exons ATGGGCAGTAAGACACTCCCAGCACCCGTGCCCCTTCATCCCTCTCTGCAGTTGGCAAACTATTCCTTCCTTCAGACCTCCAACGGGCTACATCTGCCTGCTGACCACATGCCCAGCATCTACAGTTTCAGTGCCCTCCATGCTGTCCACTTGCACCAGTGGACTCTGGGCTACCCACCCTTCACTTTGCCACGCTGCACCTTCTCCAAGTTGCCTGGCCTGGTGGATGCCCGCTTTCCTCTGCCCTCAATCCCTCTGTTCCCCCACCTTGTCCAGCCTGGCAAGCAGGAGTACCTTGGAAGACGCTCTGAAGTGTCTTCCAAGAACAAACCCCGTTTTGACTTTGCCAACCTGGCAGCGGCTGCCACGCAGGATGACGCCCTGAAGGCGGAAGATCTGAGCACTAATGGCGGGCATGTGCGTTCACCCTCGTTAGGCTGCCTGCTGGATGTGGCCAAGCTCTCCTCGCCGGAAAGAAAGCCCAGCCGAGGACGACTcccatccaagacaaaaaaagagTTTGTGTGCAAGTTCTGCGGCCGCCATTTCACCAAGTCCTACAATCTGTTGATCCACGagcgcacacacacagatgagcGGCCCTACACTTGTGACATTTGTCATAAGGCCTTCAGGAGGCAGGACCATTTGAGAGACCACAG GTACATCCATTCCAAAGAGAAACCATTTAAATGCCAAGAGTGTGGGAAGGGTTTCTGTCAGTCCAGAACTCTTGCTGTCCACAAAACATTACACATGCAGGTCAAGGAGCTTAAGCCAGCAAAGATAAAGTGA